Part of the Hippoglossus stenolepis isolate QCI-W04-F060 chromosome 4, HSTE1.2, whole genome shotgun sequence genome is shown below.
AAAACAGTGTAGGTCATAACTTTTACTATTGATAATTTGTACAACatgaaataatgacaaataattacatttcaaTTGATGCAGAAACATAATATTGTATTGGAGTAGATTTAGATCGCCATCTGCTGGAATTAAAGGGTAGGTTCATAATTTTTAGGCCTGTAAATGGCGACTGTATGAACATACTTAGGTTTTCCATCATTCCTCCTTTTCAACCTTTTCAAACGGCCTATTCAGATCTCATGTAGACAAATATCCACAGTATTTCTTCTgtgtaaaagtacaaacattTCCCAGAATCCATCTGAAGCTTTCAGAGGCCTCATTGGTCAGAGTTTGACAAATCAGGTAACATTCTTTTCACAGGACGAGTACTTTGGATTTTGTCAGCCTCGGATTGGAGGGTTGCTACAAGTGAAGCCAGCTTTCATGTTCATGAGGGCATTTGACTATTTTCTAAGACAgactttacatttttgtgacCCTATCATTAAGCTTATAAAGCAGATATGTAAAAGAAGATAAACAGAATAACTCTTGCATCATGAGTTAATCTGGGAAATTGCTATGCAGCCTGTGAAGTTCTACTTGCACTTGCTGTCCCACACATAAGCCTAAACCTGAATTAGACTAATCAGTATAATTGTGTCGCAATCAAATCTGTCCAGTTATGGAATatactcttctttttttttaacggtTAATAAAAGAAGgatggtttgttttctgtcatgtgaAAGTGTAGAAAGAGATGAGGCTGTAGATGAAGTGACGACAGCTCGGAGCTGAGAAACAGCCTAAAAGCTCCGTGGGAGAAAGTCAGGACATGGGTAATTTGCAGTGAAGGTAGAGCTGttgagtgaaagagagataCAAATAACAAGTAAAGCAACACAGCCTTTATAGATGATGGTCTCAAAGGAACAGGTGAGAGGGAGTCAGCAGGAAATTCAACTGCACCAACAAAACTTAACCattgaataaatgtgttatttggCCAATTGTGTGGTGTGTCTTGGTTTCAGGGTGTTTATAAAGTAGCTTCTGTCACATAAGCAAACAGAATATTTACCATTTCCATCATCTGGCAACAACATGAGGTGGAAACCTTGTTTTACATCAATTCTTTGTACTTGCtaaatatttttcatgcttTTGAATCTGCAGCGTCACAACAATAGCATCACAATACAGAATCTGATCCACGCATCACTGACGAAAAACTAAAAATTCATAGAGTAAGCATGAAATTCAAATGCTAAGTTAAAATTTTCTGATgtgaagacaaaagacaaaacagttTTATGTCTTTATACTGCGTCTTGTCTTTATTACAATTATGACAACATATCAACAAAAATCAAATGCAGGTCAAATCACAACACAATaaacagaagagagaaaacagaaaactgcaCCAGCAGTTGATAGTAGTCTTCAATGAACAAACCAGATGATTGGTGAGATGTTTGTGATCATTTTGTGTGATTCAGAGTCACTTTGAGCTCATTGTATGACAAAtgagacattttaaatcaaaaatatagaCCCAAAATGGAAGAAGACAGTGTAGGAATGAAAATGTTAGttttattctctgttttctgatacctctgtgtgtttgttttagtcttCTCTCAGATAAGCTTCAGGaatctcctcctcatcattaTTCTGTACGGAGGTAGCCTGCTGTGCCATCCTTTGAATCTCCATTACTTTTGTCTCGGCCAACTTCTTATCTGCGTCCGCGGACAGCTTCTGTGCCTTCTCCACCTGCGACATGGCCACCTCAATGTTTGAATTCATCGTGACGGACGCATGCTCAGctcctggaaacacaaagaagtAAACACAAAGTTCAAGGGTTGAGATTACACCACCTCGAGTTCGGGCATTAGGGAGGCGCTGCTGTCCATCATCTCCATTGTGCTTTTCACAAAGTTCCGCTGAGTGGCAGCAAATGATCCGTACACTGTCCAAAGTGtaagactgacagctgatgaATAAGAACAGGCCCAAACCACAAAGTACAAAGCTTGGAGAGGATTATTCAAAACTTAACACTTATACTGTTTTACAAGAACCCTGAGAAAACCAGCCTCTGCACTGCAAATCCTAACAGCAAACATCCTTGagttacaacacacacatttgatctTTTACACACCTGATGTGTATGCTGCCTCGGCGGCCGTCTCACACATCTTGACCGCGCTGATCCAAGTTGACTCGAAACGCTTGCATTCATCCTGTCTGTCATTAACCTGACAGTACAGAGAGAATTATAAAAACGTCAAACAGGCCTGCTGTGATATTTACAGAGTGGTTATCTATAAATTACCTgaaaaacagacatgtttagaaaTACTTTTCAACAAAGAGAACAATATAAACGAACTAACCTCTGCCCGCTGGCCAATGATCATCTGCCAGATTGAATCCTCCTCGTCTTTACTCAGTTTTCCCAGTGAGGTCAGGTAATGTCTTTGCAGAGCATTGAGTTTGTGCACAGCCTGTTCACAAACATAGGGAGAACGTGCACGgtttacatttaaatcaaacaccAACTATGGTGACAGAGGAGCACATCAAAAGTTTTCAGGAATATGGACATTTCTTTAACTGTAGTtgataaattcagatttttgaaTGTCATGTAATGGGAGTGAAAGCCAAAGTCAC
Proteins encoded:
- the LOC118106595 gene encoding diablo IAP-binding mitochondrial protein, with translation MAAVRRGAAYFFRSSARVLFNCKNTAVHKPRKWTNVLYTSLASFAVGGGLCAVPFKQVEQLSHDSLIRRAASLVTDSSTTFLSQATLALIDAITDYSKAVHKLNALQRHYLTSLGKLSKDEEDSIWQMIIGQRAEVNDRQDECKRFESTWISAVKMCETAAEAAYTSGAEHASVTMNSNIEVAMSQVEKAQKLSADADKKLAETKVMEIQRMAQQATSVQNNDEEEIPEAYLRED